GTGATAAAATATTGTGATAATTTTAAGACATTTCTGTAGAAAACACAAGGAGTTCCAAAAGGCATaaatttcaattcaataaaagcacacattttaaaattacaattattagaaacataaaatttttttaccttaaatgcCAAGCAGAGCATGAAAAGTAAATGAATTGTCATCTTATGCacattgcatatacagtactgagcaACGCTCTTAGGCACATGCAAAAGAGATGGTCATGGAGTACTGACATGAACTGATTAACCACACTTATTAGAAAGCACGTGTCACCCATGCCTGATTTACTGCCAGagctgttgaatcaagaaatcacttaactAGAACCTATAGCCGGATCAATAGAAGGTCATTATTTGCAGTTTCATTGGGAAATTAGCTCCCAAGTTTTATTAAGCATCCTACAGAACCACCCGTAGGACACCTGAGGAATTTGACtgttgcacctgcttcttttttgcatGCAAGACCCAGCAGCTTCCTTTCTTTGGTCAAAGTGGTCACTTACATAatgtgctgctttcttttttgacagacttttttttttattgactttttattttgtggtgGAAAACCTGATGtttgaaaatcagaaatgttttgtattagtgcaataataaacaaatacaaaaataataatattaaaaatccaGATAGGGCCAGAAAGATTTTGCCACCATTGGTAAAGAAAATCATAAAATCATTatggttttgttaatttttaacgCATAAATGTTGCATTGGATTTCTTAGAAAGCTTCCTTATATCTTTAGAAAGGGTGCCAGTAGTTATATTCAGAtatcaactttttttcttttcctcttctttAAAAATTCTTCAAATTCTTTTATTTAGCTTGCTAATAACATTCTTCGACACCTTCTGAAAAAAAGAAGTTCGACGTAGATATGTCGCGGCAAAGTGACAAGCAGAGAACCAGGAAAGCTTTTAGatactgtatctgtctgtctgtcttagtCAGAAGAATTTACATGAGTGTTCTCACAGTGAGTATGTTTGTTGAGTGCTTCCCTTGAGATGTAAATGAAACGTGCCTGACACGTCCCCTCTGATTTTTCCCCCCAGTATTTGCATAGAGGTGACGTTTCGGATTCGGGGTTAATAAATCAAATACGATAAATCCccggaaaaaaaagttaaaccaaGTAAGAAAGAGATCGATATAGAGAGataaagggagagaaagagaggtggTTTTTCCAGCTGACGTTTCTCGGATGAAGCTGAATCATCTGAGATTCTTGCacttatgtttgtgtgtgtgtgtgtgtgtgtgcgtgcactcCAGAGGGAGAGTTCTGACTCTCTGATTTGCATGAGTGTGTAAGTTTTCTCAGGAGAGTGATGCTCGAGTTTGAGACGAAGGTACAGCCCCGTGCCATCTCTCAGGTTTgtatttaaatcactgaaaccACACGCGTCACCTTTCCGTCTGCGTTTACTGTAAAGGGAAGTTTAAAGCATGCAGAGGTCACACTCGGTAGGCTTGCAGCATTTACATTAACAACAAAATCAGTGTGGAGTGAGAATGTCAGCtaacactacatgtttacactTTACTGCAGTCTCCTTTGGAAAGGGAAGTCTGAAATTAAACCATCGTAACGAACGACTGTTATTGAACTTTTTTTAACTCCTGCGCTCTCTGGTTTTGATAAAATCACTTTCTAAGACGTCATTGTTTCTATAGTTACGGCTCATTCACACGGATATGTACGACagataataaacagatttttataaAGGTGTAATTGATGGTACAGTGATGTTTTCTGTAACTTCTGTAACATTAGTTGAAGAAGGGCAGCACGGTGGCCTTGCACCACCcggggtcaagggttcgagtcCTTGCTTTTAGTGTGTATGTCTTGTGATGGATCGGCACCCCATGCAGGGTCCTGGGTGTCCATGTACAggttaagcggtatagagaatgagtaagGGGGAGTCAgtagtgtaaggagtctccagtgtaagAGTTTTGTAACAGAAGTAAAGCAGTAATTTAAAGTTTTTCCTCCATCTTAAAAAACAGggtttattcttattattaaaatgagctatgtggttgttgttgtttttttttttttaaagtggaaaTAAAGAGCATCTGGTCAAGTCAAGTGACAAGTTGTTTTCGAAAAAACTATGAAGTGTCTTTGCACATTGGTGTATTATAAGGGAAATAAAAGGCTGACAGTATTTTAAATTTGTAGCACTGCAgagtttcctgttttttttcttcttcttcaaaatctacttaataatacatgttttaaaataaaacagtccattttaaaatgtattaaatgaaaatctCTTTAACTGAAGCAAATATGCATCAGCAATGAGACCAAGTGATTAATATAAAGCCTGAGTTAAAGCTTGATTTTAAGCACTTCTTTCATGAAAGACTCTCAAAAGTGGctcaaaataataatctaatttCTATTTGTTCATAATCATATTGTTATGAGCATGTCTGACAGCCCAAAAAAGAAGTTTTGCCACCCTTTAAGTAATATATTTGGCTTGGACAGAAAGGGGCATAATGTTGAGTCTAGGGCACGCCTCTGCTAGTCATGCtagcagtaaaaataaaacaagtcacGCTAACCATGCAAAAGGGCTAAAATCAGGCACTCTGTGGTCTAGAACTCTTACCCAACTCTTACGTCAAACCATCACAATGAAATGAGTTTCAAAATATTCCTTGTTCTTTAGCCTTGTAAATACAGGGTTGTGTTTTTAAGCTAGCTAAACAAACATAGTTAAAAAGCTAGCTATGAGATGGATACTTAGCTGCTATCTGTgtaatataaaacagaaaaagaaagaaaaaatttaaataaacactaaaatcTTTAATCTGTTTCTGATTTTATAAATCAGGTAAAACTttctttaactatttatttccttttaccTTACTAGTACACActgtattttatactgtatagttctTTCAGTCATTATTAGTGTTTTATTAGTGCATTATTGCACTATTTCTGGATTATTCATTGCTGATTTGTTGAGTAAATCCCCCTGAGCTTCATAAATAAACCCTGTGCAAACAGAAATCATTTAAAGATGTTGATGAGTCGTCACTATATTACTGCGTACATTCCGAGCTTGCGTATTCCACCATAACGTGCCACTTTCCTCTTTTGTTTTCCACTCTGACGCTAATCAGGGCTCAGTTTAGCATGCAGGCTAAATCTGCTGAGTATGTGCATGTGGTTTAGCTTTTAAACTAAGAGGCTGAAAACTATATAAAGGCATCACAGTGGGAAAACATGGCGTCACTCATCACATTTAGATTCACAGAACAGAGcagagcgtttttttttttgttttgttttttccaagaAGTGTCTCATATCTGGAATTTCGGCAGGCCGGATGACTCGGATGGGGAATTTTTAGCGTTGCCAATCTTGAGTGTTTCATCCCCCACAGGAAATTCCAGCCTTTCTCAGCTGATTGAAGcccaagtgtgtgtgcatgtgtgcacacacacatactcctcTCCACagccataaaacacacacacacacaaaaatgccAGACTAGCTCCAGTTACATCCCACGTCCCCCCATCATTACTCCTCCATCACACACTCCATaaagagaagaaagaggaaCAACACAATGCGCAATTAGGGGGTTTTAATTTAACAGAACATTTTGGAATTtccaaaacaataaaacaggATACATATCTGTACAAATTTacacatataaaaataactctgtcaataaacattatattacaGTTGAATACAGGGGCGGAGCTTCAGTTCAGACACCAGGCATGTGCCTATTATCAGGTAGACGATACGCCATTAATGCATCTAACACACTGTATCGTCCCAGCTGTCCTCCACTTGTCCTTATTTTGGATCTGTTTACGCCGGAAGGCAGACATGCCCTTCGTGATGTTATCGTAAACCGTGATATGTTGGTAGAGAATTATGATGCTGAATCCCGGTACCGGAGCACGTCTAAGCAGTACATCTGCTTTCTTcttatgtttttctgtttgtttacgACTCATCTTATCTTCCTGCACGTTTCCTCTCGGCGCCCGTGGCCTTCCGCCTGCATGTTCCTGGCTCAGGATCACGTTTATCTCGGTATGTCCTCCTGTAGCCTTTTGTCCCACATGTCCTCTCACAGGActggacgtttttttttttatagttttcagCTCTCCGAACCACCTCTCCTCTCCTCTACTGCCCCATCACTTTAATGTCATCATACTGCGGAAAGAAGGTAAACTGAAGTTAGGAGCAGGAACAGTGATAAAACGTACAGAATATGGTGGCTGTTTATTCGTGTCCCTTAATTAAAGATAATATAGTGGCTGCCTGATCTGCCAAGTAACTGTGTACTGTAGTTTACAGAACAGCAGGGCCACCGTAAATACCTTAATATGCTCATGCAAAAATTTATTCGAACAAAAATGCATCACTTTACTGCAAATTTCTAAATAAAGGCACTACTGGTGATTTGAATATAGACTTGAAATATGGATTTGAAAAACACACCTCATCATCAGAATACACATCACTGCTGTCGTAGTCGTAGTCGCACTCGTCCTCACTGTCTTCACTCTCGCTCTCAGGCAGTTCCCGCAGGTCCTGATCCGTGACGTCGTGCAGCGCTCTCTGGATGGCGCAGTTCTGCCGTCCATGCGTGAGGTGATACGCAGAGTGGCCACCATATGTCAAGCTGTTCACGTCAGCGCCTTTGCTGATCAGGAGTTTCACCAGCTCGAGGTTCTGCAGGTCCACGGCTAAGTGGAGAGCCGTCCTGCCATTACACTGCTCCTGAGACATTAAAAGACATTAAATAGgtttatttatgaatatttacactttatgatttttttattagtttaacaCTTTTGGTTTGCATTTTAATCAGGAGagataattattactattattttttttttattacctgttCATTGATATCTGCTCCAAAATAGAGAAGGCTCTCCACCAGTGAAAGAAAACCATGCACAGCCACCACGTGTAAGCATTTCtgacctgcaaaaaaaaaaaaaaaaatgcaattttttactTAAAGGAATAATTTCACACAATATTAAGTGAGTCATAGCTCGCACTACTGTTAGGACCTAGAAAGCTAGATTCTTTGATAATTGTGAGGACGGAGCTCACCACTGTAGTTGGGCGTCTGCAGGATGGACGGCAGGTACTCCAAGCAGTGTTGCGTGAGGAGCCCGAAACATGGGAGAGACCCTGTCCTGCAGGCGATGTGCAGAGCCGTGTTGCCGTTATTGTCCACCAATGTGGGGTCACAGCCGGCCTTCAGGAGACGATCCACCACCAGAGGCTGCTCTGTGATCACGGCCAAGTGCAGCGCCGTCTGTGGAAAGATCACGATTATGTCTTGCATTTTTTTcaacttaaaagaaaagaaagaagaaaaaaaaacagagcatgCTTTTGCGTATTGTACCTGTCTCTGGTAGTTCTGTTTGTTCAGGAACGGGTGCTTGATCGACatttcaatcattttttttgccatgtctTGGGCTTCATGAATGACAGCCAAATGCAAATACCtgtgataaagaaaataaggaGCAATTAGTCAGGACGAAAATGGAACCAAAGGTTGTACACTCGGGCTGCTGCACACGGCTCACTGGGGAAAAACAagcacagactttttttttctgcaggcaGTGGTGTTTTTCCTAGAAGGGCCTTACTGGCAGACAGCCCGGgactttccacacacactcgcgcgcgcacgcgcacacacacacagagtcacacAAATGCACAAAGCCAAAGTGCAAAACACTGTACAGTGAACAATCCTCCCTgcagagcatgtgtgtgtgcaactaACTAAACCGAAACATATAACATGcatgtattttatctgtatATTTGATTATACATCGTGGTGTTACATAATGCAATAAACACTAAGGTATTTAAACAGACGAAACACTGCTTCACAGCAGAAATATCTACACTCTGCACTGAATTAACCCTTAATGTGCACTTGGTTGGCACTCAGGCTGCTGAATGAACACCAAGACCGTTTATTCAACACTTTACATGGATTCACCTGCTGCGGTATTTAATCCAATACTCAATACTGAATTGCACACTGACTGCACATTTAGTGTTActgtgcactgtgtgtgtgtgtgtgtgtgcacagaggtgacatttacaatggaaaatattaaatacaaacttatttaaaaattaaatactacaAAAACAGCAGCATAGTATTGAATTGGGAGTTAGAGCTCCgactgtgtgcgcgcgcgcgtcaATGCGATTCCCTTTAAAGAGATTAAATCCACACAAGATGAAAGCTTTGTACAGTAACACTTTAACACTGAATACCCTTTAGCACCCTTTAGCGTGAACACCGCATGCGCGTGTAAATTCCACGTTTTCACGTATTTCATCAGCCttaatcccacacacacacacacacacacacactactgctgctgctgctgttgtttgcGCTGTGCGCGCGCGGTTCATCCGTTCTCCGTTTTAGCGAACAAGTCGGGAATTAAAGcgcagaaacaacaacaaaaaaaaaataaacataattaaaggGTCACCACGCACGTGTCTCCGTCTTCCGTGATGACTTTCATCCAATGTTCCTCGTGCGGTTCTTGAACACTCAATTCGTTGAGTCCGGTGATCACGGGCTCCAGGCGCGCGCTGCTGCAGGAAGCCTCTGTGTCGTCCTCGCGCAGTGAGTCCAGGCCGCTGTCCAGCCGCTCGTCCATCACAGTTCCCGCCTTGTGCGTCTTGTGCCCTTCCGAACCATAATCCATCGCGTTCCGATAAAGAGCCATTATTGTTTCAGTGTACGAGTGCgaacgcgcgtgtgtgtgtgtgtgtgtgtgaggtgtgtgatcTGATCTGAGCTGATCCGCTCGGGTGGAGGAGTGTTTAACCTCCGCGTGCAGCAGAGGAGGAGCTCCGGGTCCGGGTGGGGGATTTCCAGCACTGTAGAGAATTTATTCAAGGCCTTGTTTCAATCCAGTTAGAAACTCCTCCTCTCCTAGCGCACTTCCCCTTGGTTAGTGAACAAAATGGAGAGACAAAATGACTGGATTTAGTGCACCGCGGCttatggttagcactgtgttgctttgcacatccagggtcaagggttcgattcccgccttgagGTCTGTGTGAGAGGGGTTTttatggtgggtttcctccgaatactccggtttcctcccacagtccaaagacatgcagatgaggctgattgttgttcccaaatagccccatagtgtgtgaatgagcatgtgtgtgtgaacatggcACATTGTTtgctcatgccctaagtctcctcggTTAGACTCCAGGCGTCCCACAaacctgtatacaagataaggaaatataaatagtgagtgagtgtgcaaatcaggtgtgtgttaaatgATCAGAAATGTGCATCCAGGTTCAACACTGTACAACATTATTCAATGGAGTAAAGTTCAGccttaatttgtcacatataaatGACTGCACAATGAAaatctttattctttgcatatcccagctatTAGTAGGCATTATACGGCGCTGGAGTGtccagggttgagggccttgctcaagagccaaATAATGGCAACCCAGCAGAGCTTGGGCACGAAcctccaaccttctgatcagtaactcggcaccttaacacactgagccaccacatTCACTTACTGGGAGTCAAACTCatgaaaaccaggaatccttCTGACTGtgtaaatcataaaaataatccaatccaaaaaaaattataataataatcagcaaTAGCTGTCTTagatagttattattatttttttaaatctgcaaaAAGAAGTGCCAGAAGTTATTGTTGGGATTTCTAAAATGGCATTCCCTACAAATGTGAAAATGCATTATGGTTATTTCCTACCAGGTAGTACACCAAATTTCTGCATGTACCTACGTACTGCAATGCATTGTGGGATTTCCTTAGTGGATATTCCTTATTATGTTTGCACATGACTACATTTTTttgcaagacttttttttaaaactcccAAAATTGTGTACTAACTAGTGTTTATTGCAGATTAAGCGGGTTATATTACTGGAAACATGATTATTCAAATAGTGCATAGTTTAAAACCCTTTGATTAAATTTGCTTTATTCCTCTGAAAGCTTGTGAAACTGCACTAGTTTATTCGGCTGGCTAGTAAAGAATCTGGCTAACTAATGCTAATAGTTAGCTAGGCtttaattatacaaaatatacaaaaaaaataatttacaggAACTCTAATCATGCTGCCTTAGGTATgttgttatttgtattttaagAAGATGAGCTCTATATGACTTCACTGCTGAGTTTGAGTGCTGCAGATGTTGCATGTTGCTTCTGCAGGACAGAGAGCACTTCCTGGTTTAAGTGCAACATCGGTGGGAACGTGACTCTAACAGCATTCTGGGAGTTTGGGGAAATTTTTGCCTCTTCAT
This genomic stretch from Clarias gariepinus isolate MV-2021 ecotype Netherlands chromosome 13, CGAR_prim_01v2, whole genome shotgun sequence harbors:
- the nfkbiab gene encoding nuclear factor of kappa light polypeptide gene enhancer in B-cells inhibitor, alpha b, with the translated sequence MALYRNAMDYGSEGHKTHKAGTVMDERLDSGLDSLREDDTEASCSSARLEPVITGLNELSVQEPHEEHWMKVITEDGDTYLHLAVIHEAQDMAKKMIEMSIKHPFLNKQNYQRQTALHLAVITEQPLVVDRLLKAGCDPTLVDNNGNTALHIACRTGSLPCFGLLTQHCLEYLPSILQTPNYSGQKCLHVVAVHGFLSLVESLLYFGADINEQEQCNGRTALHLAVDLQNLELVKLLISKGADVNSLTYGGHSAYHLTHGRQNCAIQRALHDVTDQDLRELPESESEDSEDECDYDYDSSDVYSDDEYDDIKVMGQ